From Carassius gibelio isolate Cgi1373 ecotype wild population from Czech Republic chromosome B21, carGib1.2-hapl.c, whole genome shotgun sequence, the proteins below share one genomic window:
- the LOC127986684 gene encoding uncharacterized protein LOC127986684 isoform X1, translating into MIQLGIFLILFTKLANADFNAGLGVMTLSDRTNLTCCNREQATCVFYADSRTIGYQNSSDNCCNLTVSGEKLLQGKAGVELRTTIIVHCYLNTDNKTSQNVTITVWRISLSGKYTLIFLVIMGTLILLSLLISIIICVIYVTKIQGYKQKLQPVRTQVMDNDNQDANSSTAEVEEEKTEVVENELLYATVNYSGAGENSSPAVKYESGTEYATVVTR; encoded by the exons ATTTTAATGCTGGTCTTGGAGTGATGACTCTCAGTGACCGGACGAATCTGACATGCTGTAACAGAGAACAGGCTACGTGCGTATTCTATGCTGATTCAAGAACAATTGGTTATCAGAATTCCTCTGACAATTGCTGTAACCTTACTGTCAGTGGAGAGAAGCTTTTACAGGGAAAAGCTGGAGTGGAGCTCCGAACAACTATTATCGTCCACTGTTATCTCAACACTGACAACAAAACCAGCCAAAATGTCACCATTACAGTGTGGAGGATAt ctCTTTCTGGTAAATACACTCTTATATTTCTGGTTATCATGGGGACACTGATTCTGCTCTCTCTGCTCATCTCCATCATCATATGTGTTATCTATGTGACCAAAATACAAG ggtatAAACAAAAGTTACAACCAGTGAG AACCCAGGTAATGGACAATG ACAACCAAGATGCAAATTCGAGTACTGCTGAAGTTGAGGAAGAAAAAACAGag GTCGTAGAGAATGAGCTATTATATGCCACGGTGAATTATTCAGGTGCTGGTGAAAACTCTTCTCCAGCAGTGAAGTATGAATCAGGAACTGAATACGCCACGGTGGTCACGCGTTGA
- the LOC127986684 gene encoding uncharacterized protein LOC127986684 isoform X2, with product MIQLGIFLILFTKLANADFNAGLGVMTLSDRTNLTCCNREQATGEKLLQGKAGVELRTTIIVHCYLNTDNKTSQNVTITVWRISLSGKYTLIFLVIMGTLILLSLLISIIICVIYVTKIQGYKQKLQPVRTQVMDNDNQDANSSTAEVEEEKTEVVENELLYATVNYSGAGENSSPAVKYESGTEYATVVTR from the exons ATTTTAATGCTGGTCTTGGAGTGATGACTCTCAGTGACCGGACGAATCTGACATGCTGTAACAGAGAACAGGCTAC TGGAGAGAAGCTTTTACAGGGAAAAGCTGGAGTGGAGCTCCGAACAACTATTATCGTCCACTGTTATCTCAACACTGACAACAAAACCAGCCAAAATGTCACCATTACAGTGTGGAGGATAt ctCTTTCTGGTAAATACACTCTTATATTTCTGGTTATCATGGGGACACTGATTCTGCTCTCTCTGCTCATCTCCATCATCATATGTGTTATCTATGTGACCAAAATACAAG ggtatAAACAAAAGTTACAACCAGTGAG AACCCAGGTAATGGACAATG ACAACCAAGATGCAAATTCGAGTACTGCTGAAGTTGAGGAAGAAAAAACAGag GTCGTAGAGAATGAGCTATTATATGCCACGGTGAATTATTCAGGTGCTGGTGAAAACTCTTCTCCAGCAGTGAAGTATGAATCAGGAACTGAATACGCCACGGTGGTCACGCGTTGA